The following proteins are co-located in the Oxyura jamaicensis isolate SHBP4307 breed ruddy duck chromosome 10 unlocalized genomic scaffold, BPBGC_Ojam_1.0 oxy10_random_OJ74831, whole genome shotgun sequence genome:
- the LOC118157763 gene encoding LOW QUALITY PROTEIN: hepatocyte nuclear factor 6-like (The sequence of the model RefSeq protein was modified relative to this genomic sequence to represent the inferred CDS: deleted 1 base in 1 codon) has translation MNAQLAMENIGDLHGVSHEPVPAAAELLSGSPHHRGAVAHRGGQLAAHPRPMGMAAILDGGDYHHHHRPPEHGLSGPLHPTMTMACETPPGMSMSSTYTTLTPLQPLPPISTVSDKFPHHHHHHHHHHHPHQRIPGNVSGSFTLMRDERGLASVNNLYTPYHKDVAGMGQSLSPLSGSGLGGIHNSQQGLPHYAHPGAAMPAEKMLTPNGFEAHHPAMLARHGDQHLTPTSAGMVPINGIPHHPHAHLNAQSHGQILGSAREQNPSVTGSQVNSGSNSGQMEEINTKEVAQRITTELKRYSIPQAIFAQRVLCRSQGTLSDLLRNPKPWSKLKSGRETFRRMWKWLQEPEFQRMSALRLAGEPAAARGGRR, from the exons ATGAACGCGCAGCTGGCGATGGAGAACATCGGCGACCTGCACGGGGTGAGCCACGAGCCGgtgcccgccgccgccgagctGCTGAGCGGCAGCCCCCACCACCGCGGCGCCGTGGCCCACCGCGGCGGGCAGCTGGCGGCCCACCCGCGCCCCATGGGCATGGCGGCCATCCTCGACGGCGGCgactaccaccaccaccaccggcCGCCCGAGCACGGGCTGAGCGGGCCCCTGCACCCCACCATGACCATGGCCTGCGAGACC CCCCCCGGCATGAGCATGAGCAGCACCTACACCACGCTGACCCCGCTGCAGCCGCTGCCTCCCATCTCGACGGTGTCGGACAAGttcccccaccaccaccaccaccaccatcaccaccaccacccccaccaGCGGATCCCGGGCAACGTGAGCGGCAGCTTCACGCTCATGCGGGACGAGAGGGGTCTGGCGTCCGTGAACAACCTCTACACCCCCTACCACAAGGATGTCGCCGGCATGGGGCAGAGCCTCTCTCCGCTGTCCGGGTCGGGCCTGGGCGGCATCCACAACTCCCAGCAAGGGCTGCCCCACTACGCTCACCCCGGCGCCGCCATGCCCGCCGAGAAAATGCTCACCCCGAACGGCTTCGAAGCCCACCACCCCGCCATGTTAGCCAGGCACGGCGACCAACACCTCACCCCCACCTCCGCCGGCATGGTGCCTATCAACGGGATCCCGCACCACCCCCATGCCCACCTGAACGCCCAGAGCCACGGGCAGATCCTGGGCTCTGCCAGGGAGCAAAACCCTTCTGTAACCGGTTCGCAGGTCAACAGTGGAAGTAATTCAGGGCAAATGGAAGAAATCAATACCAAAGAAGTAGCTCAGAGGATCACCACCGAGCTCAAGCGGTACAGCATCCCCCAGGCTATCTTCGCCCAGCGGGTGCTGTGCCGCTCTCAAGGGACCCTCTCGGACCTGCTGAGGAACCCCAAGCCCTGGAGCAAGCTCAAATCCGGCCGGGAGACCTTCCGCAGGATGTGGAAGTGGCTCCAGGAGCCGGAGTTTCAGCGGATGTCTGCTCTGCGGCTGGCAGGTGAGCCCGCTGCGGCCCGGGGGGGCCGGCGCTGA